One segment of Cellulomonas fulva DNA contains the following:
- a CDS encoding tyrosine recombinase XerC: MDVAEITAQAPDRARLLADFSDHLRAQRGLSEHTVRAYRGDVDALLGYAARHGARALGDVDLAVLRAWLASMAMNHRSRSTLARRGAAARTFFAWAQHTGRVGTDPAARLATAKAGSPLPDVLTQAQARAALDMLATLAGDGDPVAVRDWCVLETLYATGVRVGELCGAGVGDVDLAARTLHVVGKGDKERVVPFGAPAARSLEAWLAVRGRLAGETTEALFVGARGGRIDARQVRTVVHRATTGTDLAPHGMRHSAATHLLEGGSDLRSVQELLGHASLTTTQRYTHVSAERLRSAYAQAHPRA; the protein is encoded by the coding sequence ATGGACGTGGCAGAGATCACCGCACAGGCGCCGGATCGCGCGCGCCTGCTCGCGGACTTCTCGGACCACCTCCGGGCGCAGCGTGGGTTGTCCGAGCACACGGTGCGCGCCTATCGCGGCGACGTCGACGCCCTCCTGGGCTACGCGGCACGGCACGGGGCGCGCGCGCTCGGTGACGTGGATCTCGCGGTCCTGCGGGCGTGGCTCGCGTCGATGGCGATGAACCACCGCAGCCGGTCGACGCTCGCGCGTCGCGGTGCTGCCGCGCGCACGTTCTTCGCCTGGGCCCAGCACACCGGCCGCGTCGGCACCGACCCGGCCGCGCGGCTCGCCACCGCCAAGGCCGGGAGCCCGCTGCCCGACGTCCTGACCCAGGCGCAGGCCCGTGCGGCGCTGGACATGCTCGCGACCCTGGCCGGCGACGGCGACCCGGTCGCGGTGCGCGACTGGTGCGTCCTGGAGACGCTCTACGCGACGGGAGTCCGCGTCGGCGAGCTGTGCGGGGCCGGCGTCGGCGACGTCGACCTGGCGGCGCGCACCCTGCACGTCGTCGGCAAGGGCGACAAGGAGCGCGTCGTGCCGTTCGGCGCCCCGGCTGCCCGGTCCCTGGAGGCGTGGCTCGCGGTGCGCGGACGCCTCGCGGGCGAGACCACCGAGGCGCTCTTCGTCGGTGCCCGCGGCGGCCGCATCGACGCGCGCCAGGTGCGCACCGTGGTGCACCGCGCCACCACCGGCACCGACCTCGCCCCGCACGGGATGCGCCACTCCGCCGCCACGCACCTGCTCGAGGGCGGGTCCGACCTGCGCAGCGTCCAGGAGCTCCTGGGCCACGCGAGCCTCACGACCACCCAGCGTTACACCCACGTATCCGCCGAGCGACTCCGCTCGGCCTATGCACAGGCACACCCCCGGGCCTGA
- a CDS encoding FliA/WhiG family RNA polymerase sigma factor, with the protein MTLHLESPAVSRAVAGTAPLGVIPQQRPALVVDVDDALAAIVEAGVDHDGAADGAAHATLVVEDDAEDGRELATVVALPEVPTQRTGADVDVLVLWTDYKASGARQHRDALILHYAPLVTAVAGRVGMRLPATVEQADLVSYGMFGLIDAIEKYQLDRSVKFESYASSRIRGAIIDELRAMDWVPRSVRTKARSIDRAHAELEARLHRAPTEVELAAHLGVPLAELRSVSSQLATSNMAALDELLGGDERTGGASLGDTLCDDRIDDPAGTLADAETMHLLSRAIEQLGERERIVVVLYYYEGMTLAEIGRVLGVTESRISQMHTAAMTRLRTRLVEAERV; encoded by the coding sequence ATGACCCTGCACCTGGAGAGCCCGGCGGTCTCGCGCGCCGTCGCGGGCACGGCGCCCCTGGGCGTCATCCCGCAGCAGCGGCCCGCGCTCGTCGTCGACGTCGACGACGCGCTCGCGGCCATCGTCGAGGCGGGCGTCGACCACGACGGTGCCGCCGACGGTGCTGCGCACGCCACCCTCGTCGTCGAGGACGACGCCGAGGACGGCCGCGAGCTCGCCACCGTCGTCGCGTTGCCCGAGGTCCCGACGCAGCGCACGGGCGCCGACGTCGACGTCCTCGTGCTCTGGACGGACTACAAGGCGAGCGGCGCCCGGCAGCACCGGGACGCCCTGATCCTGCACTACGCGCCGCTGGTCACCGCGGTCGCGGGGCGCGTCGGGATGCGGCTGCCGGCCACGGTCGAGCAGGCCGACCTGGTGTCCTACGGCATGTTCGGCCTGATCGACGCGATCGAGAAGTACCAGCTCGACCGCTCGGTCAAGTTCGAGTCCTACGCCTCGTCCCGCATCCGCGGCGCGATCATCGACGAGCTGCGCGCCATGGACTGGGTCCCGCGCTCGGTCCGCACCAAGGCGCGCTCGATCGACCGCGCCCACGCGGAGCTCGAGGCGCGCCTGCACCGCGCGCCGACCGAGGTCGAGCTCGCGGCGCACCTCGGGGTGCCGCTCGCCGAGCTGCGCAGCGTGAGCTCGCAGCTCGCGACCTCCAACATGGCGGCGCTCGACGAGCTGCTCGGGGGCGACGAGCGCACCGGCGGCGCCTCGCTCGGGGACACGCTGTGCGACGACCGCATCGACGACCCGGCGGGCACGCTCGCGGACGCCGAGACCATGCACCTGCTGTCGCGGGCGATCGAGCAGCTCGGTGAGCGCGAGCGCATCGTCGTGGTCCTCTACTACTACGAGGGCATGACGCTCGCCGAGATCGGCCGCGTCCTGGGCGTCACCGAGTCGCGGATCTCGCAGATGCACACGGCGGCGATGACGCGACTGCGGACGCGCCTGGTCGAGGCCGAGCGGGTCTGA
- a CDS encoding M23 family metallopeptidase, with the protein MHPSSRSRTRPPIGGPAVPLLLAALLLAVLLLAALPLVGIPAAGAAPAAGATLETTARATAGPLRAGPGTAVSSYRLPVADAAVLRAFEAPPEPWAAGHRGVDLAADVRTRVGAPAAGVVTFAGAVAGRGVVTVRHDDGLWSSLEPVDAAVAVGDRVDPGHVLGALTAGGHCAASPCLHWGVRTGPDAYVDPMSLVDPSGLLVLLPP; encoded by the coding sequence ATGCACCCGTCGTCCCGCAGCCGCACCCGTCCGCCGATCGGCGGTCCGGCGGTCCCGCTGCTGCTCGCGGCCCTCCTGCTCGCCGTCCTCCTGCTCGCGGCGCTCCCGCTCGTCGGCATCCCGGCCGCCGGCGCGGCACCCGCCGCGGGAGCCACCCTGGAGACCACGGCAAGGGCCACCGCGGGACCGCTCCGCGCGGGGCCCGGGACCGCGGTCTCGTCGTACCGGCTCCCCGTGGCCGACGCGGCGGTGCTGCGCGCGTTCGAGGCGCCGCCGGAACCGTGGGCGGCGGGCCACCGGGGGGTGGACCTCGCGGCGGACGTCAGGACGCGCGTCGGCGCGCCGGCGGCCGGCGTCGTCACGTTCGCCGGCGCGGTCGCCGGCCGCGGCGTGGTCACGGTGCGGCACGACGACGGGCTGTGGTCGAGCCTGGAGCCGGTGGACGCCGCCGTGGCGGTCGGCGACCGCGTCGACCCGGGCCACGTGCTGGGCGCGCTGACCGCGGGTGGGCACTGCGCGGCGTCGCCGTGCCTGCACTGGGGCGTGCGGACGGGCCCCGACGCCTACGTCGACCCGATGTCGCTGGTCGACCCCTCGGGCCTCCTGGTGCTCCTGCCTCCGTGA
- the rpsB gene encoding 30S ribosomal protein S2: MAVVTMRQLLESGVHFGHQTRRWNPKMKRFIFTERNGIYIVDLQQSLSYIDRAYDFVSQTVAHGGSILFVGTKKQAQEPVAEQAARVGMPYVNQRWLGGMLTNFSTMHKRLQRLKELEQIDFDDVAASGLTKKELLVLRREKDKLAKTLGGIRDMAKVPSAVWIVDTNKEHLAVDEARKLGIPVVAILDTNCDPDVVDYPIPGNDDAIRAVQLLTRVIADAVADGLMKRHSGKAAAEGGAAAEAEPLAEWERELLAGAEATAADAAPAAATEAPAEAATEETATEETATAETATEAPAADEAAPAEVAADEAAADEATEGTATEA, translated from the coding sequence ATGGCCGTCGTGACCATGCGCCAGCTGCTCGAGAGCGGTGTCCACTTCGGACACCAGACGCGCCGCTGGAACCCCAAGATGAAGCGCTTCATCTTCACCGAGCGCAACGGCATCTACATCGTCGACCTGCAGCAGTCGCTGTCCTACATCGACCGCGCCTACGACTTCGTGTCGCAGACCGTCGCGCACGGTGGGTCGATCCTGTTCGTCGGCACCAAGAAGCAGGCGCAGGAGCCCGTCGCCGAGCAGGCCGCTCGCGTCGGCATGCCGTACGTCAACCAGCGCTGGCTGGGTGGCATGCTCACCAACTTCTCGACGATGCACAAGCGTCTGCAGCGCCTCAAGGAGCTCGAGCAGATCGACTTCGACGACGTCGCGGCCTCGGGCCTGACGAAGAAGGAGCTGCTCGTCCTGCGCCGCGAGAAGGACAAGCTCGCGAAGACGCTCGGCGGCATCCGCGACATGGCCAAGGTCCCCTCGGCCGTGTGGATCGTCGACACCAACAAGGAGCACCTCGCGGTCGACGAGGCGCGCAAGCTGGGCATCCCGGTCGTCGCGATCCTCGACACCAACTGCGACCCCGACGTCGTGGACTACCCGATCCCGGGCAACGACGACGCGATCCGCGCCGTGCAGCTGCTGACCCGCGTGATCGCGGACGCGGTGGCCGACGGCCTGATGAAGCGTCACTCGGGCAAGGCCGCCGCCGAGGGTGGCGCTGCCGCCGAGGCCGAGCCGCTGGCCGAGTGGGAGCGCGAGCTGCTCGCAGGCGCCGAGGCGACCGCCGCGGACGCCGCGCCGGCTGCGGCCACCGAGGCTCCGGCCGAGGCCGCCACCGAGGAGACCGCGACCGAGGAGACCGCGACCGCGGAGACGGCCACCGAGGCGCCCGCCGCCGACGAGGCCGCGCCCGCCGAGGTCGCTGCCGACGAGGCTGCTGCCGACGAGGCCACCGAGGGCACCGCCACCGAGGCCTGA
- the tsf gene encoding translation elongation factor Ts, translated as MANYSLQDIKDLREKTGAGMLDVKKALEEAEGDADKALEIIRVKGLKGVGKREGRAASDGLVGAHVGPTADGEGQTGVLVEVNSETDFVAKSQAFISLAERVVAAAVSTGARDADALTAAEYEGSTVQNIVDETAATLGERVVVRRLARVAGEHVEVYLHKVNKDLPPQVGVLVATDAAGASVARDVATHIAAYSPLYLTRDEVPAETVENERKIAEETARNEGKPEAALAKIVEGRLTGFFKENVLLDQAFAKDAKKSVGQVLAEAGGTVTGFARFRVGA; from the coding sequence ATGGCGAACTACTCGCTCCAGGACATCAAGGACCTGCGCGAGAAGACCGGCGCCGGCATGCTCGACGTCAAGAAGGCGCTCGAGGAGGCCGAGGGCGACGCGGACAAGGCGCTGGAGATCATCCGCGTCAAGGGTCTGAAGGGCGTCGGCAAGCGTGAGGGTCGCGCGGCCTCCGACGGTCTCGTCGGCGCGCACGTCGGCCCCACGGCCGACGGCGAGGGCCAGACCGGCGTGCTGGTCGAGGTCAACTCGGAGACCGACTTCGTCGCGAAGAGCCAGGCGTTCATCTCGCTGGCCGAGCGCGTCGTCGCGGCCGCCGTGTCCACGGGTGCTCGCGACGCGGACGCCCTGACGGCCGCCGAGTACGAGGGCTCGACCGTGCAGAACATCGTCGACGAGACGGCCGCCACCCTCGGTGAGCGCGTCGTCGTGCGTCGTCTGGCCCGTGTGGCCGGCGAGCACGTCGAGGTCTACCTGCACAAGGTCAACAAGGACCTCCCCCCGCAGGTCGGCGTGCTCGTCGCGACCGACGCGGCCGGTGCGTCCGTGGCGCGCGACGTGGCGACGCACATCGCCGCGTACTCGCCGCTGTACCTCACGCGTGACGAGGTCCCGGCGGAGACGGTCGAGAACGAGCGCAAGATCGCCGAGGAGACGGCCCGCAACGAGGGCAAGCCCGAGGCCGCGCTCGCGAAGATCGTCGAGGGTCGTCTGACCGGGTTCTTCAAGGAGAACGTCCTGCTCGACCAGGCGTTCGCCAAGGACGCCAAGAAGTCGGTCGGCCAGGTGCTGGCCGAGGCCGGCGGCACGGTGACGGGCTTCGCCCGCTTCCGCGTGGGAGCCTGA
- the pyrH gene encoding UMP kinase, which translates to MSPDPTTDPTHVVPARRVLLKLSGETFGGGRVGLDVGVVRRVAEEIAVAVRGGVQVAIVVGGGNFFRGAELSASGMDRARADYMGMLGTVMNCLALQDLLEQAGVSTRVQTAITMGQVAEPYIPLRAIRHLEKGRVVIFGAGAGMPYFSTDTVSAQRALETHCQEVLMGKNGVDGVYTADPRKDPDATLLEHLTYTDALVGDLAVMDATALSLCRDNGVAMRVFGLEEPGNVTRVLQGEKIGTSVTAD; encoded by the coding sequence GTGAGCCCGGACCCGACCACCGACCCGACCCACGTCGTCCCCGCCCGGCGGGTGCTGCTCAAGCTGTCGGGGGAGACGTTCGGCGGCGGCCGGGTCGGCCTGGACGTCGGCGTGGTGCGACGGGTGGCCGAGGAGATCGCGGTGGCCGTGCGCGGCGGCGTCCAGGTCGCCATCGTCGTCGGCGGAGGCAACTTCTTCCGCGGCGCCGAGCTCTCCGCGAGCGGCATGGACCGGGCGCGGGCCGACTACATGGGCATGCTCGGCACCGTGATGAACTGCCTGGCGCTGCAGGACCTCCTCGAGCAGGCGGGGGTGAGCACGCGCGTCCAGACCGCCATCACGATGGGCCAGGTCGCGGAGCCGTACATCCCGCTGCGCGCGATCCGGCACCTCGAGAAGGGGCGCGTCGTGATCTTCGGCGCGGGCGCCGGCATGCCGTACTTCTCGACGGACACCGTGAGCGCGCAGCGCGCCCTGGAGACGCACTGCCAGGAGGTGCTCATGGGCAAGAACGGCGTCGACGGCGTCTACACCGCCGACCCCCGCAAGGACCCCGACGCGACGCTGCTCGAGCACCTCACCTACACCGACGCGCTCGTCGGCGACCTCGCCGTCATGGACGCGACCGCGCTGTCGCTGTGCCGGGACAACGGCGTCGCGATGCGCGTGTTCGGGCTCGAGGAGCCCGGGAACGTCACCCGCGTGCTGCAGGGTGAGAAGATCGGGACGTCCGTCACCGCGGACTGA
- the frr gene encoding ribosome recycling factor: MIDETLFEAEEKMDKAVEVAKDDFATIRTGRANAAMFSKIFVDYYGAPTPLQQLASFNVTEARTILISPFDKSATAAIEKALRDSDLGVNPNNDGNVIRVVLPALTEERRKDFVKLAKQKAEQARTSVRAVRRRAKEELDRIVKDGEAGEDEVARAEKELEALTKKHVDTIDHLLTAKESELLEV; encoded by the coding sequence GTGATCGACGAGACCCTCTTCGAGGCCGAGGAGAAGATGGACAAGGCCGTCGAGGTCGCCAAGGACGACTTCGCGACGATCCGCACGGGCCGTGCGAACGCCGCGATGTTCTCGAAGATCTTCGTCGACTACTACGGCGCCCCGACGCCGCTGCAGCAGCTCGCGTCGTTCAACGTGACCGAGGCGCGCACCATCCTCATCTCGCCGTTCGACAAGTCGGCGACGGCCGCGATCGAGAAGGCGCTGCGCGACTCCGACCTCGGCGTGAACCCGAACAACGACGGCAACGTCATCCGGGTGGTGCTCCCGGCCCTCACGGAGGAGCGGCGCAAGGACTTCGTCAAGCTCGCCAAGCAGAAGGCCGAGCAGGCGCGCACGTCCGTGCGGGCCGTGCGCCGCCGCGCCAAGGAGGAGCTCGACCGCATCGTCAAGGACGGCGAGGCGGGCGAGGACGAGGTCGCGCGCGCCGAGAAGGAGCTCGAGGCCCTGACCAAGAAGCACGTGGACACGATCGACCACCTGCTCACGGCCAAGGAGAGCGAGCTCCTCGAGGTCTGA
- a CDS encoding phosphatidate cytidylyltransferase encodes MTELAAPRTTRPGRDLPVAIVVGVGLLVVVVASLFIRKEAFVVLAVLAVCAGLWELAQAVTRRAVHLPLLPLLVGAVGILVSAYTSGPEALFVAFMLTVGGVMVWRVLDGSGDRALRDVVGGAFAAAYLPFLAGFVMLMLAEPDGPARVIVFILLVVASDTGGFAVGVLLGRHPMAPTISPKKSWEGLAGSVVLACVVGVVSVQVAFDGEPLVGVFLGLATVLTATFGDLAESMLKRDLELKDMGRLVPGHGGVLDRLDSLLLTAPAVYLILEMLQPAPVGL; translated from the coding sequence ATGACTGAGCTCGCCGCCCCCCGCACGACGCGACCGGGTCGAGACCTCCCGGTCGCGATCGTGGTCGGCGTCGGCCTGCTCGTCGTCGTCGTCGCGTCCCTGTTCATCCGCAAGGAGGCGTTCGTCGTCCTCGCGGTGCTCGCGGTCTGCGCCGGCCTCTGGGAGCTCGCGCAGGCGGTCACCCGCCGCGCGGTCCACCTGCCCCTGCTGCCGCTGCTGGTCGGCGCCGTCGGCATCCTGGTCTCGGCGTACACGTCGGGGCCGGAGGCGCTGTTCGTCGCGTTCATGCTCACCGTGGGCGGCGTCATGGTCTGGCGCGTGCTGGACGGGAGCGGGGACCGCGCCCTGCGCGACGTGGTCGGCGGTGCGTTCGCGGCGGCGTACCTGCCGTTCCTCGCCGGGTTCGTGATGCTCATGCTCGCGGAGCCCGACGGCCCGGCGCGCGTCATCGTGTTCATCCTGCTGGTCGTCGCGAGCGACACCGGCGGCTTTGCCGTGGGCGTCCTGCTCGGCCGCCACCCGATGGCGCCCACGATCAGCCCCAAGAAGTCGTGGGAGGGCCTGGCGGGCTCCGTCGTGCTGGCCTGCGTGGTCGGGGTCGTGTCCGTCCAGGTCGCCTTCGACGGCGAGCCGCTCGTCGGGGTCTTCCTGGGCCTGGCCACCGTCCTGACCGCGACGTTCGGCGACCTCGCCGAGTCGATGCTCAAGCGCGACCTCGAGCTCAAGGACATGGGCCGCCTGGTCCCCGGCCACGGCGGCGTCCTCGACCGGCTCGACTCGCTGCTGCTCACGGCGCCCGCCGTCTACCTCATCCTCGAGATGCTGCAGCCCGCCCCCGTCGGGCTCTGA
- the rlmN gene encoding 23S rRNA (adenine(2503)-C(2))-methyltransferase RlmN, whose amino-acid sequence MPATPVRLDLSSPTRGPRGKPPRHFVDLTPDERVAAVTALGEKPFRAKQLATHYFTHLTADAAAMTDLPAASRDKLVEDLFPRLLTNVRTQTADGGTTVKTLWHLFDQAKVESVLMRYASRTTLCISSQAGCGLACAFCATGQMGLTRNLSTAEIVEQVREAARALQAGEVPGGPTRLSNVVFMGMGEPLANYKAIMATVRTLVAPAPDGLGMSARNVTVSTVGMVPAMRKLADEGIPVTLALSLHAPDDELRSELVPVNTRWDVDEALDAAYHYFEVTGRRVSIEYALIRDINDHAWRADLLGEKLNARGRGWVHCNPIPLNPVPNSKWTASDPRVEQEFVARLRAHGIPTTIRDTRGSDIDGACGQLAAEEDE is encoded by the coding sequence GTGCCCGCCACCCCCGTCCGGCTGGACCTGTCGTCACCGACCCGCGGCCCGCGCGGCAAGCCGCCGCGCCACTTCGTCGACCTCACGCCCGACGAGCGCGTCGCCGCCGTCACCGCGCTCGGCGAGAAGCCGTTCCGGGCCAAGCAGCTGGCGACCCACTACTTCACCCACCTCACGGCGGACGCCGCGGCGATGACGGACCTGCCCGCCGCGAGCCGTGACAAGCTCGTCGAGGACCTGTTCCCGCGCCTGCTGACGAACGTGCGCACGCAGACCGCGGACGGTGGCACGACCGTCAAGACGCTGTGGCACCTGTTCGACCAGGCCAAGGTCGAGTCGGTGCTGATGCGCTACGCCAGCCGGACCACGCTGTGCATCTCGAGCCAGGCCGGGTGCGGTCTCGCCTGCGCGTTCTGCGCGACCGGCCAGATGGGCCTGACCCGCAACCTGTCCACCGCCGAGATCGTCGAGCAGGTCCGCGAGGCCGCACGTGCGCTCCAGGCGGGGGAGGTGCCCGGCGGCCCGACCCGGCTCTCGAACGTCGTGTTCATGGGCATGGGGGAGCCGCTCGCCAACTACAAGGCGATCATGGCGACCGTCCGCACGCTCGTCGCGCCCGCGCCGGACGGCCTGGGCATGTCCGCGCGCAACGTGACGGTCTCGACCGTCGGGATGGTGCCGGCGATGCGCAAGCTCGCCGACGAGGGCATCCCGGTCACCCTGGCGCTGTCCCTGCACGCCCCGGACGACGAGCTGCGCAGCGAGCTGGTGCCGGTGAACACGCGGTGGGACGTCGACGAGGCCCTCGACGCCGCCTACCACTACTTCGAGGTGACGGGCCGCCGGGTCTCGATCGAGTACGCGCTGATCCGCGACATCAACGACCACGCGTGGCGCGCCGACCTCCTGGGCGAGAAGCTCAACGCGCGGGGTCGGGGCTGGGTGCACTGCAACCCGATCCCGCTCAACCCGGTGCCGAACTCGAAGTGGACGGCGAGCGATCCCCGGGTCGAGCAGGAGTTCGTGGCACGCTTGCGTGCGCACGGGATCCCGACGACCATCCGGGACACCCGCGGCAGCGACATCGACGGCGCCTGCGGCCAGCTCGCGGCGGAGGAGGACGAGTGA
- a CDS encoding DivIVA domain-containing protein, giving the protein MSDGMFRTVSGFRSGYDPDEVDEFFDHARAMYEQGPAAALSAKDVRRVGFEMVRRGYATAAVDAALDRLESAFVARARAEHVAQHGQDAWMAQLGEQARTLYGRLGRPDGDRFAPPVGREPGYEPADVDELCHRLVAYFDQGVPLTSGEVRSATFRRRKGQHGYGEPAVDAFVARAVEVLLGVE; this is encoded by the coding sequence GTGAGCGACGGGATGTTCCGGACGGTGTCCGGGTTCCGCTCGGGGTACGACCCGGACGAGGTCGACGAGTTCTTCGACCACGCGCGTGCGATGTACGAGCAGGGCCCCGCGGCCGCGCTGTCCGCCAAGGACGTCCGCCGCGTGGGCTTCGAGATGGTGCGCCGCGGCTACGCGACGGCGGCCGTCGACGCGGCGCTCGACCGGCTGGAGTCGGCGTTCGTCGCCCGCGCCCGCGCCGAGCACGTCGCCCAGCACGGTCAGGACGCCTGGATGGCGCAGCTCGGCGAGCAGGCGCGCACGCTCTACGGCCGGCTCGGCCGGCCTGACGGCGACCGGTTCGCCCCGCCCGTCGGCCGCGAGCCCGGGTACGAGCCCGCGGACGTCGACGAGCTCTGCCACCGCCTGGTGGCGTACTTCGACCAGGGCGTGCCGCTGACGTCGGGCGAGGTGCGCTCGGCGACGTTCCGGCGGCGCAAGGGGCAGCACGGCTACGGCGAGCCCGCCGTGGACGCGTTCGTCGCGCGCGCGGTCGAGGTCCTGCTCGGCGTCGAGTGA
- the dxr gene encoding 1-deoxy-D-xylulose-5-phosphate reductoisomerase: protein MSDGPVATGGGAVPDEAPPRRVVLLGSTGSIGTQALDVVARNPERFQVVGLAAGGSDPGLLADQAARFGVPTVAVHDEAAAGAVREALDSAGAGRVEVLVGPDAATELAGRAADVVLNGITGSVGLQPTLAALRAGSTLALANKESLVVGGPLVRRAAVRPGQVVPVDSEHSAIAQALRAGAPQEVARLVLTASGGPFRGWAADDVKAVTPQQALAHPTWVMGPVVTINSATLMNKGLELIEAHLLFDVPTDRIDVVVHPQSVVHSMVTFVDGSTIAQASPPDMRLPIALGLSWPQRVPDVAAACDWSSPTSWTFEPLDEELFGAVRLARAAAGASATHPAVYNAANEQCVAAFLAGRIGFLDIVATVERVLGEHAGTPADGLELGAVLDAERWARARADEVLARS from the coding sequence GTGAGCGACGGTCCGGTGGCGACGGGCGGCGGTGCCGTGCCCGACGAGGCTCCGCCCCGGCGTGTCGTGCTCCTGGGCTCCACGGGCTCGATCGGCACGCAAGCCCTCGACGTCGTGGCGCGGAACCCCGAGCGGTTCCAGGTGGTCGGCCTCGCGGCGGGCGGCTCGGACCCGGGGCTGCTCGCGGACCAGGCCGCACGGTTCGGTGTCCCCACGGTCGCGGTGCACGACGAGGCGGCGGCCGGAGCCGTGCGCGAGGCGCTGGACTCGGCCGGAGCCGGACGGGTCGAGGTGCTCGTCGGGCCCGACGCGGCCACCGAGCTCGCCGGGCGTGCCGCCGACGTCGTGCTGAACGGCATCACGGGCTCCGTCGGGCTCCAGCCCACGCTCGCCGCGCTGCGCGCCGGGAGCACGCTCGCGCTCGCGAACAAGGAGTCCCTGGTCGTCGGCGGTCCGCTGGTACGGCGCGCCGCGGTCCGGCCCGGGCAGGTGGTCCCCGTCGACTCCGAGCACTCGGCGATCGCGCAGGCGCTGCGCGCGGGGGCGCCGCAGGAGGTCGCGCGCCTGGTGCTCACGGCGTCCGGCGGGCCGTTCCGCGGCTGGGCGGCCGACGACGTCAAGGCGGTGACCCCGCAGCAGGCCCTCGCGCACCCCACCTGGGTGATGGGTCCGGTCGTGACGATCAACTCCGCGACCCTCATGAACAAGGGCCTCGAGCTCATCGAGGCGCACCTGCTGTTCGACGTGCCGACCGACCGGATCGACGTCGTCGTGCACCCGCAGTCGGTGGTGCACTCGATGGTCACGTTCGTCGACGGCTCGACGATCGCGCAGGCGTCGCCCCCGGACATGCGGCTGCCGATCGCGCTCGGCCTGTCGTGGCCGCAGCGCGTGCCGGACGTGGCGGCCGCGTGCGACTGGAGCAGCCCGACCTCGTGGACGTTCGAGCCGCTCGACGAGGAGCTGTTCGGCGCGGTGCGGCTCGCACGGGCGGCGGCCGGCGCCTCGGCGACCCACCCGGCGGTCTACAACGCGGCCAACGAGCAGTGCGTCGCGGCGTTCCTGGCCGGTCGGATCGGCTTCCTCGACATCGTCGCGACGGTCGAGCGTGTCCTGGGCGAGCACGCCGGGACGCCCGCCGACGGGCTCGAGCTCGGCGCGGTGCTGGACGCCGAGCGCTGGGCGCGGGCGCGCGCCGACGAGGTCCTCGCGCGCTCCTGA